One uncultured Carboxylicivirga sp. genomic window, TTGAGCAAACCGGCGTGGATGGAATCGAATTAAATTTTTATTCAACTATATCAGATGTAGATAAATCAGCGGGGCAGATTGAAGATGACAAAATAGAAATATTGAAAAAAGTAAAGGCAGCAGTAAATATTCCGGTTAGTGTGAAATTGAGTCCATTCTATACAAATCTGATGAATCTGGTTTATCGGATGGACAATAATGGGGCAGATGCTTTTGTGTTATTTAATCGTTTATTTCAACCTGATATTGATATTGAGGATGAAGACCTGAAGATGCCTTACAATTTAAGTCATAAAGGAGATAATCGTTTGGCTTTGCGTTTTGCAGGTCTATTGTCATGTAATATTGATGGTAGTATTTGCAGTAATACCGGTATTATTGATGGGGAAGATTTAATATCTATGATTTTGGCCGGAGCTGATACAGTTCAGGTAGTAAGTACAATATATAAAAACGGAGTGGTTCAGGTTACCCGTATGCTTGAAGATTTAACAACCTGGATGAGAAAGAAAGAATACGAGAAAATATCTGATTTCAAAGGTAAATTGTGTAAAAAGAATGTGCAGGATCCGCATGCTTATAAGCGTGCTCAGTATGTAGATTTCTTAATGAAATCGAAAGAATATACAAAGAAGTATCCGGTAAATTAATTGAACATCATTTTTCGAAAAAATAAAAGTGTTGATTTTGCGATCAACACTTTTTTTATGCTTGTATTACAATGGTTTTGTGATTTGAATAATTTGGATATATAAAAAAATATTAAAATTTATTGAAAGATTTATCGAAGGTGATTGCTCTGCCCTCCTATAATTTTATTATTATTATGGAAGATTTCTTGAGGGAACTGCAATGTTGAAAGTGTTTGTAGTTGACAATGAGATGTTAGAGTTAATTTTGTATTCCTCTTTCCTAAGTCCGAAGTTAGCAACGGCATTCATAAAAATTAGGAAAA contains:
- a CDS encoding dihydroorotate dehydrogenase-like protein is translated as MDLKTTYMGIELKNPIIIGASNLVLDLEMAKKLEDAGAAAIVYKSLFEEQLHLEAAELEDELHEYDERNAEMISLFPQVEHSGPRAHLMALKKLKETVSIPVIASLNCVYDVSWVEYAKNIEQTGVDGIELNFYSTISDVDKSAGQIEDDKIEILKKVKAAVNIPVSVKLSPFYTNLMNLVYRMDNNGADAFVLFNRLFQPDIDIEDEDLKMPYNLSHKGDNRLALRFAGLLSCNIDGSICSNTGIIDGEDLISMILAGADTVQVVSTIYKNGVVQVTRMLEDLTTWMRKKEYEKISDFKGKLCKKNVQDPHAYKRAQYVDFLMKSKEYTKKYPVN